A region from the Tahibacter amnicola genome encodes:
- the lptG gene encoding LPS export ABC transporter permease LptG has translation MLRLRQVDKLVALSVLGAVTMTWILLTGLDAFRAFSVAAAGIGKGDTGLGVVLVQVLLTIPRRSYEAFANAALIGSLLGLGTLAASGELTALRAAGMSKLRICLSAGLSLSVYTLGVAAIGETLGPAGEQWARAYAMQAQSQDIKLAKDWGLWARDGDTVINAKQGSMTETATGRVVDLADVRVFDFKEKGQLRSIAIAKRARHQAGRWEMMDVRRTEFTDEGAKSTTEATAQWVSGLDPRQLALSIVRPEYLSVSDLRRIIKYRKRNNQDLQAFQAAYWTRLFWPVNVMILVICVLPFAFGTLRSGGLGKRIFLGIVAAVTWYFLRSGVVSLGAVYGMNLALANLLPGLIVLAAAWYYFRRAP, from the coding sequence ATGCTGCGTTTGCGACAGGTGGATAAATTGGTCGCGCTGTCGGTGCTGGGCGCGGTCACGATGACCTGGATCCTGCTGACCGGGCTGGATGCATTCAGGGCGTTCAGCGTGGCCGCCGCCGGTATCGGCAAGGGCGATACGGGTCTGGGCGTGGTGCTGGTGCAGGTGCTGCTGACGATTCCGCGGCGCTCCTACGAAGCCTTTGCCAACGCCGCGCTGATCGGATCCCTGCTTGGTCTGGGAACCCTCGCCGCGTCGGGCGAGCTCACCGCCTTGCGCGCGGCCGGCATGTCCAAGTTGCGGATCTGCCTTTCGGCGGGGCTTTCCCTGTCGGTGTACACGCTCGGCGTGGCCGCCATCGGTGAAACCCTCGGGCCGGCCGGCGAGCAGTGGGCACGTGCCTACGCCATGCAGGCGCAGTCGCAGGACATCAAGCTCGCCAAGGATTGGGGCCTGTGGGCGCGCGACGGCGACACCGTGATCAACGCCAAGCAGGGCAGCATGACCGAAACCGCGACCGGCCGGGTGGTGGACCTGGCCGACGTGCGCGTGTTCGATTTCAAGGAAAAGGGCCAGCTGCGTTCCATCGCCATTGCCAAGCGCGCGCGTCACCAGGCCGGTCGCTGGGAAATGATGGACGTGCGCCGCACCGAATTCACCGACGAGGGTGCCAAGAGCACGACCGAGGCCACGGCGCAGTGGGTTTCCGGCCTGGACCCGCGCCAGCTGGCGCTGTCGATCGTGCGCCCGGAGTACCTGTCGGTCAGCGACCTGCGCCGGATCATCAAGTACCGCAAGCGCAACAACCAGGATCTGCAGGCGTTCCAGGCGGCGTACTGGACGCGCCTGTTCTGGCCCGTCAACGTGATGATCCTGGTGATCTGCGTACTGCCGTTTGCCTTCGGCACGCTGCGTAGCGGCGGGTTGGGCAAGCGCATCTTCCTGGGTATCGTCGCCGCCGTGACCTGGTACTTCCTGCGCTCGGGCGTCGTCAGCCTGGGCGCCGTGTACGGCATGAACCTGGCGCTGGCCAACCTGCTGCCGGGCCTGATCGTCCTGGCGGCGGCGTGGTACTACTTCCGCCGCGCACCGTAG
- a CDS encoding leucyl aminopeptidase: MTIQFSLVGSTPETAATAVVVVGVYEEKMLTGAAARIDDASGGVLRRLIDSGDISGRLGTSNVLFGLPGVAAARVLVMGLGEQKKFDALRFQRVASDAAKAVKSLPVTGAASYLTEVDVPGRDAAWRVRTAALATDYAAYRYTATFKAKEKPAPEGFNAIAFAAPGEQQKAVDVATAVAAGVRCARELGNLPPNICNPAYIADEARKIAEQHTGVSCEVLERDQMRELGMGSLLGVAQGSANPPKLIVLRWNGGGDARPFVFVGKGITFDSGGISLKPGAGMEEMKFDMGGAAGVLGAFVAAVKLQLPLNLVCIVAAVENMPDGNSYRPGDVLTSMSGLTIEVLNTDAEGRLILCDALTYAQRFQPQALIDAATLTGACVVALGKHPSGLMSKDDELAQQLLDAGNAALDRAWRLPLWDDYQSQLESGFADMANIGGKNAGAITAACFLSRFTEGVRWAHLDVAGTAWDEGRKGMATGRPVPLLVQYLMDRCA, translated from the coding sequence ATGACGATTCAGTTCTCGCTTGTCGGCTCCACCCCTGAAACCGCCGCGACCGCCGTCGTCGTGGTGGGCGTTTACGAGGAAAAGATGCTCACCGGTGCGGCCGCGCGGATTGATGACGCCAGCGGCGGCGTGCTGCGCCGGCTGATCGATTCGGGCGACATCAGCGGCCGCCTGGGTACCTCGAACGTGCTGTTCGGCCTGCCCGGCGTCGCCGCCGCCCGCGTCCTGGTGATGGGCCTGGGCGAACAGAAGAAATTCGACGCGCTGCGTTTCCAGCGCGTTGCCAGCGACGCGGCCAAGGCGGTCAAGTCCCTGCCGGTCACCGGCGCGGCCTCGTATCTGACCGAGGTCGACGTCCCCGGCCGCGATGCGGCATGGCGCGTTCGCACCGCCGCACTGGCCACCGATTACGCCGCGTACCGCTACACCGCCACCTTCAAGGCCAAGGAAAAGCCCGCACCGGAAGGATTCAACGCCATTGCCTTCGCCGCTCCCGGCGAGCAACAGAAGGCGGTTGACGTCGCCACGGCCGTGGCCGCCGGCGTGCGCTGTGCGCGTGAGCTGGGCAACCTGCCGCCCAACATCTGCAACCCGGCCTACATCGCGGACGAAGCCCGCAAGATCGCCGAGCAGCACACCGGCGTGAGTTGCGAAGTGCTCGAGCGCGACCAGATGCGCGAGCTCGGCATGGGTTCCCTGCTGGGTGTCGCCCAGGGCTCGGCCAATCCGCCCAAGCTGATCGTGTTGCGCTGGAACGGCGGCGGCGACGCCCGGCCGTTCGTGTTCGTCGGCAAGGGCATCACCTTTGACAGCGGCGGCATCTCGCTCAAGCCCGGCGCGGGCATGGAAGAGATGAAGTTCGACATGGGCGGTGCCGCCGGCGTCCTGGGCGCCTTCGTCGCGGCGGTGAAGCTGCAGCTGCCGCTGAACCTGGTTTGCATCGTGGCCGCCGTGGAGAACATGCCGGACGGCAACTCCTACCGTCCGGGCGACGTGCTCACCAGCATGTCCGGCCTGACCATCGAAGTACTCAACACCGACGCCGAGGGCCGGCTGATCCTGTGCGACGCCCTGACCTACGCCCAGCGTTTCCAGCCGCAGGCGCTGATCGACGCGGCCACGCTGACGGGCGCCTGCGTGGTGGCCCTGGGCAAGCATCCGTCCGGCCTCATGAGCAAGGACGACGAACTGGCCCAGCAGCTCCTGGATGCCGGCAACGCGGCGCTCGACCGCGCCTGGCGCCTGCCGCTGTGGGACGACTACCAGAGCCAGCTCGAGTCGGGCTTTGCCGACATGGCGAACATCGGCGGCAAGAACGCCGGCGCCATCACAGCCGCCTGCTTCCTGTCGCGCTTCACCGAGGGCGTCCGCTGGGCGCACCTGGACGTCGCGGGCACTGCCTGGGACGAGGGACGCAAGGGCATGGCCACCGGACGCCCGGTGCCGCTGCTGGTGCAGTATTTGATGGATCGCTGCGCCTGA
- a CDS encoding DNA polymerase III subunit chi, translated as MPRADFYLIDKPRFREDPLLLVCELAKRAYASGQPTLILARSLEQAEEIDGKLWEFDEDAFIPHQIAGDEDDAITPVLIVAPESTTPDRPLVINLRDDCAPGLFERVLEVVPAEENQRLGSRERWKTYKHAGFDLKKFDM; from the coding sequence ATGCCCCGCGCCGACTTCTACCTGATCGACAAACCCCGCTTCCGTGAAGATCCGCTGCTGTTGGTCTGCGAGCTGGCCAAGCGGGCGTACGCCAGCGGCCAGCCCACGCTGATCCTCGCCCGCTCGCTGGAACAGGCCGAGGAAATCGACGGCAAGCTGTGGGAATTCGACGAGGACGCCTTCATCCCGCACCAGATCGCCGGCGACGAGGACGACGCCATCACGCCCGTCCTGATCGTGGCGCCCGAATCCACCACGCCCGACCGCCCCCTGGTGATCAACCTGCGCGATGACTGCGCGCCCGGTCTGTTCGAGCGCGTGCTCGAGGTCGTGCCCGCCGAAGAAAACCAGCGCCTGGGCTCGCGCGAGCGCTGGAAGACCTACAAGCACGCCGGCTTCGATCTGAAGAAATTCGATATGTAG
- a CDS encoding MarR family winged helix-turn-helix transcriptional regulator: protein MANVSSLVDDIARLYPAVYERLHARWDKNDPRPSPESLAVMQHLWASGPLTMGEAARHFDRALSAISELTDRLEARGWIARSVDSRDRRRILIWLTDAGIALLQRTREVLSREALSAALQRMDEHQRQQLLQGLSALVEASRSLPPPLESDHEP, encoded by the coding sequence ATGGCGAACGTCTCCTCCCTGGTCGATGACATTGCACGGCTGTATCCGGCCGTCTACGAGCGTCTGCACGCCCGCTGGGACAAGAACGATCCGCGCCCATCACCCGAATCGCTGGCGGTGATGCAGCACCTTTGGGCCAGCGGTCCCCTGACGATGGGCGAGGCCGCCCGGCATTTTGATCGCGCCCTGTCGGCCATCAGCGAACTGACCGACCGGCTGGAAGCGCGCGGCTGGATCGCGCGCAGCGTGGACAGCCGGGATCGCCGCCGCATCCTGATCTGGCTGACCGACGCCGGCATCGCCCTGCTGCAGCGGACCCGGGAAGTGCTCTCCCGCGAGGCACTTTCCGCCGCCCTGCAACGTATGGATGAGCACCAGCGCCAGCAGCTGCTGCAAGGACTCTCGGCCCTTGTCGAGGCCTCCCGCTCCCTTCCCCCACCCCTGGAGTCTGATCATGAGCCATAG
- the lptF gene encoding LPS export ABC transporter permease LptF → MLRILDRYLLRELAFGIVATAAVLLVVTLGGTMASILDRVARGRLPANLVFELLGLRTVDALTILLPVSIFLGVLLAYGRLWRDNEMAVLQSSGLPITGLLRPLAIFVVPASLLLGMVSFWLAPAAMRLSHDLVDEANRSMVVAGLEPGRFMELPGRSGTIYVASMNDDGTRFERMFVESERPDGEDIRLDVITAEAGELRHDGDGQSRFLSLANGFRVEGRIGYDDFRLLRFKQNDIALGENATDSTPESLKRSAPIADLLASKEQAQKAELHWRLAAPLSALILAVLALPLSRSGPRVSHFGKLLLAIPCYLIYANLLEFGRVAITQGKVAPAIGLWWVHLPMALLTFWLLRRSDLLPAPKASH, encoded by the coding sequence ATGCTCAGAATCCTCGATCGTTACCTGTTGCGCGAGTTGGCCTTTGGCATCGTCGCCACCGCCGCCGTGCTGCTGGTTGTCACCCTGGGCGGAACGATGGCCAGCATCCTGGACCGGGTCGCCCGCGGGCGGCTGCCGGCCAACCTGGTGTTCGAGCTGCTGGGCCTGCGCACCGTCGATGCGCTGACTATCCTTTTGCCCGTGTCGATCTTCCTGGGCGTGCTGCTGGCCTACGGGCGGTTGTGGCGCGACAACGAAATGGCCGTGCTGCAGAGTTCGGGTCTGCCAATCACGGGCCTGTTGCGGCCGCTGGCCATCTTTGTCGTCCCGGCCAGCCTGCTGCTCGGAATGGTGTCCTTCTGGCTCGCGCCGGCCGCGATGCGCCTGTCGCACGACCTGGTCGACGAGGCCAACCGCTCGATGGTGGTGGCCGGCCTCGAACCCGGGCGGTTCATGGAGCTGCCCGGGCGCTCGGGCACGATCTACGTGGCATCAATGAACGACGACGGCACGCGTTTCGAACGCATGTTCGTCGAAAGCGAGCGGCCCGACGGGGAAGACATCCGCCTGGACGTCATCACCGCCGAAGCCGGCGAGCTGCGCCACGACGGTGACGGCCAGAGTCGTTTCCTGTCCCTGGCCAACGGCTTCCGGGTCGAGGGGCGCATCGGCTACGACGACTTCCGCCTGCTGCGCTTCAAGCAGAACGACATTGCCCTGGGTGAGAACGCCACCGATTCCACGCCCGAATCGCTCAAGCGCTCCGCCCCGATAGCCGACCTCCTCGCGAGCAAGGAGCAGGCCCAGAAAGCTGAACTGCACTGGCGCCTGGCCGCGCCGCTCTCGGCGCTGATCCTGGCGGTGCTGGCGCTGCCCCTGTCGCGCTCCGGGCCGCGCGTGTCGCATTTCGGCAAGCTGCTGCTCGCCATTCCCTGTTACCTGATCTACGCCAATCTGCTGGAGTTTGGCCGTGTCGCGATCACGCAGGGCAAGGTGGCCCCGGCCATCGGCCTGTGGTGGGTTCACCTGCCCATGGCCCTGCTGACGTTCTGGCTGCTCCGCCGCAGCGACCTGCTGCCCGCGCCGAAGGCGTCGCACTGA